The following coding sequences lie in one Streptomyces sp. NBC_00510 genomic window:
- the fdhF gene encoding formate dehydrogenase subunit alpha yields MTLLKEPDFGTPERPGAATVAVEVDGMPVTVPEGTSVMRAAALAGIDIPKLCATDSLEPFGSCRLCVVEIDGRRGTPASCTTPVADGMSVRTQTPKVEKLRQGVMELYISDHPLDCLTCPANGDCELQDMAGVVGLRQVRYGYEGENHLDAEKDTSNPYFDFDASKCIACSRCVRACGEVQGTFALTIEGRGFDSKVSAGAGETFMESECVSCGACVQACPTSTLQEKSVVELGMPTRSVVTTCAYCGVGCSFKAELRGDELVRMVPYKDGGANEGHSCVKGRFAFGYASHPDRMLKPMVREKITDPWREVEWDEAIGTVARRMRELQEQYGSGAIGAITSSRCTNEEVYVVQKMVRAAFGNNNVDTCARVCHSPTGYGLKQTFGESAGTQDFRSVAEADVIMVIGANPTDGHPVFASRMKRRLREGAKLIVVDPRRIDLVRSPHVQAEHHLQLRPSTNVAVVNAMAHVVVTEGLVDRDFVDARCEDFDEWAEFIARPENSPEATEELTGVPAGELRAAARLYAQAPNGAIYYGLGVTEHSQGSTMVMGMANLAMACGNLGRDGVGVNPLRGQNNVQGSCDMGSFPHELPGYRHVSDDAVRTVFENLWGGTILAEPGLRIPNMFDAAIDGTFRGLFVHGEDIAQSDPNLKHVTAALEAMELVVVQDLFLNETAKFAHVFLPGASFLEKDGTFTNAERRINRVRAVMKPKTGKHEWQIVSEIATAMGHPMAYDHPGQIMDEIAQVTPTFTGVSFQLLDKLGSVQWPCNEQAPEGTPIMHVDEFVRGKGRFVVTTFVPTAERSTRRFPLILTTGRILSQYNVGAQTRRTGNVAWHPEDVLELHPHDAEVRGIVDGDTVTLASRVGETTLKAEISDRMPPGVVYTTFHHPVTGANVVTTENSDWATNCPEYKVTAVQVGLARPRRADGAEHDRDQLLTVVD; encoded by the coding sequence ATGACACTCCTGAAGGAACCCGACTTCGGTACCCCGGAGCGACCCGGTGCGGCGACGGTCGCGGTGGAAGTGGACGGGATGCCGGTGACCGTGCCCGAGGGCACGTCGGTGATGCGCGCCGCCGCGCTCGCCGGCATCGACATCCCCAAGCTCTGCGCCACCGACAGCCTGGAGCCCTTCGGCTCCTGCCGGCTGTGCGTGGTGGAGATCGACGGCCGGCGGGGCACCCCGGCGTCCTGCACCACGCCGGTGGCGGACGGGATGAGCGTGCGGACCCAGACCCCGAAGGTGGAGAAGCTCCGCCAGGGCGTCATGGAGCTGTACATCTCCGACCACCCGCTGGACTGCCTGACCTGCCCGGCCAACGGCGACTGCGAGCTGCAGGACATGGCCGGCGTGGTCGGGCTGCGGCAGGTCCGCTACGGCTACGAGGGCGAGAACCACCTCGACGCCGAGAAGGACACCTCCAACCCCTACTTCGACTTCGACGCGTCCAAGTGCATCGCCTGCTCCCGCTGCGTCCGCGCCTGCGGCGAGGTCCAGGGCACCTTCGCGCTGACCATCGAGGGGCGCGGCTTCGACTCCAAGGTGTCCGCCGGCGCCGGCGAGACCTTCATGGAGTCCGAGTGCGTCTCCTGCGGGGCCTGCGTGCAGGCCTGCCCGACCTCCACGCTCCAGGAGAAGTCGGTGGTCGAGCTCGGCATGCCCACCCGCTCGGTGGTCACCACCTGCGCGTACTGCGGCGTCGGCTGCTCCTTCAAGGCCGAGCTGCGCGGCGACGAGCTGGTGCGGATGGTGCCGTACAAGGACGGCGGCGCCAACGAGGGCCACTCCTGCGTCAAGGGCCGCTTCGCCTTCGGCTACGCCAGCCACCCCGACCGGATGCTCAAGCCCATGGTCCGGGAGAAGATCACCGACCCGTGGCGCGAGGTCGAGTGGGACGAGGCGATCGGCACGGTCGCCCGCCGGATGCGCGAGCTCCAGGAGCAGTACGGATCGGGCGCGATCGGCGCCATCACCTCCTCGCGGTGCACGAACGAAGAGGTGTACGTCGTCCAGAAGATGGTGCGCGCCGCCTTCGGCAACAACAACGTCGACACCTGCGCCCGGGTCTGCCACTCCCCGACGGGGTACGGGCTCAAGCAGACCTTCGGCGAGTCGGCCGGCACCCAGGACTTCCGGTCCGTGGCCGAGGCCGACGTCATCATGGTGATCGGGGCCAACCCCACTGACGGGCACCCGGTGTTCGCCTCGCGGATGAAGCGCCGGCTGCGCGAGGGCGCCAAGCTCATCGTCGTCGACCCGCGCCGCATCGACCTGGTGCGCTCCCCGCACGTCCAGGCCGAGCACCACCTCCAGCTGCGGCCCAGCACCAACGTGGCCGTCGTGAACGCCATGGCGCACGTGGTGGTCACCGAGGGGCTGGTCGACCGGGACTTCGTGGACGCGCGGTGCGAGGACTTCGACGAGTGGGCGGAGTTCATCGCCCGCCCGGAGAACAGCCCGGAGGCCACGGAGGAGCTCACCGGCGTGCCGGCCGGGGAACTGCGCGCGGCGGCACGGCTGTACGCGCAGGCCCCGAACGGCGCCATCTACTACGGGCTGGGCGTCACCGAGCACAGCCAGGGCTCCACCATGGTGATGGGCATGGCCAACCTGGCGATGGCCTGCGGCAACCTCGGCCGCGACGGCGTGGGGGTGAACCCGCTGCGCGGCCAGAACAACGTCCAGGGCTCCTGCGACATGGGTTCGTTCCCGCACGAGCTGCCCGGCTACCGGCACGTCTCCGACGACGCCGTGCGCACCGTGTTCGAGAACCTCTGGGGCGGCACGATCCTCGCCGAGCCCGGGCTGCGCATCCCGAACATGTTCGACGCGGCCATCGACGGGACCTTCCGCGGCCTGTTCGTGCACGGCGAGGACATCGCCCAGTCCGACCCCAACCTCAAGCACGTCACCGCCGCGCTGGAGGCCATGGAACTGGTCGTCGTCCAGGACCTGTTCCTCAACGAGACCGCGAAGTTCGCGCACGTCTTCCTGCCCGGCGCGTCCTTCCTGGAGAAGGACGGCACCTTCACCAACGCCGAGCGCCGGATCAACCGGGTGCGCGCGGTGATGAAGCCGAAGACGGGCAAGCACGAGTGGCAGATCGTCTCCGAGATCGCCACGGCCATGGGCCACCCCATGGCGTACGACCACCCCGGTCAGATCATGGACGAGATCGCCCAGGTCACGCCGACCTTCACCGGTGTCTCCTTCCAGCTGCTGGACAAGCTGGGCAGCGTCCAGTGGCCGTGCAACGAGCAGGCCCCCGAGGGCACGCCCATCATGCACGTGGACGAGTTCGTGCGGGGCAAGGGCAGGTTCGTGGTCACCACCTTCGTGCCGACCGCCGAGCGCAGCACCCGGCGCTTCCCGCTGATCCTGACCACGGGACGGATCCTCAGCCAGTACAACGTGGGCGCGCAGACCCGCCGTACCGGCAACGTCGCCTGGCACCCGGAGGACGTGCTGGAGCTGCATCCCCACGACGCCGAGGTCCG
- a CDS encoding NAD(P)H-dependent oxidoreductase subunit E gives MTVEDVVRTVVADHREQRGALLPVLHALQAELGCVPKEAIPVLADEFNLSRADVHGVVTFYHDFRREPAGRTTVRICRAEACQALGSDALVGYAGEAGLALGETTPDGSVTVEQVFCLGNCALGPAVEVNGRLYGRVGTARLGSILKGTVA, from the coding sequence ATGACGGTCGAAGACGTGGTCCGGACGGTTGTGGCCGACCATCGGGAGCAGCGCGGTGCGCTGCTGCCGGTACTGCACGCCCTGCAGGCCGAGTTGGGCTGCGTGCCGAAAGAGGCGATACCGGTGCTCGCCGACGAGTTCAACCTCTCCAGGGCGGACGTCCACGGAGTGGTGACCTTCTACCACGACTTCCGCCGTGAGCCGGCGGGACGGACCACGGTGCGCATCTGCCGCGCCGAGGCGTGCCAGGCCCTCGGGTCCGACGCGCTGGTCGGCTATGCGGGGGAAGCGGGACTGGCCCTGGGGGAGACGACCCCGGACGGTTCGGTCACCGTCGAGCAGGTCTTCTGCCTCGGCAACTGCGCCCTGGGGCCGGCGGTCGAGGTGAACGGCCGGTTGTACGGACGAGTGGGTACGGCCCGGTTGGGCTCCATCCTCAAGGGGACGGTCGCATGA
- a CDS encoding NADH-quinone oxidoreductase subunit NuoF, with amino-acid sequence MTKNSSDSTVTVYVPRDSAARSVGADEVADALRRVAAEREAPVEVVRNGSRGMLWLEPLVEVVTPAGRVGYGPVAPSDVEGLLAAGMLEGADHPLRLGVVDELPWLARQTRVTFSRVGVTDPLSPEDYLRHGGLAGLRTALGMAPADVVTEVTDSGLRGRGGAGFPAGIKWKTVMDCADELKFVCCNADEGDSGTFADRMVMEGDPFMLIEGMTIAAHAVGAREGYFYIRSEYPDAVSTMRAAIVIAREQGWLGEGILGSPLDFDLHVRVGAGAYICGEETSMLESLEGKRGTVRAKPPIPAIEGLFGKPTVVNNVLTLATVPVILAEGAKAYQELGVERSRGTQVFQLGGNIARGGIVETAFGVTLRELVEEYGGGTFSGRPVRTVQVGGPLGAYLPTSMFDLPMDYEAFAEAGAMLGHGGVVVFDESVDMAAQARFAMEFCAEESCGKCTPCRVGSVRGVEVIDKIVAGQQRDENLALLEDLCELMTDGSLCAMGGLTPMPVRSAIAHFPDDFLARDPGRAIPRTHAHGGRTEGTA; translated from the coding sequence ATGACGAAGAACTCTTCCGACTCCACGGTGACGGTCTACGTCCCGCGTGACTCGGCGGCCAGATCGGTCGGCGCGGACGAGGTGGCGGACGCGCTGCGGCGCGTCGCGGCGGAGCGGGAGGCGCCCGTCGAGGTGGTGCGCAACGGCTCCCGCGGCATGCTGTGGCTGGAGCCGCTGGTCGAGGTGGTCACCCCGGCCGGCCGCGTCGGCTACGGGCCGGTGGCCCCCTCGGACGTCGAGGGACTGCTGGCGGCGGGCATGCTCGAAGGCGCCGACCACCCGCTGCGCCTCGGCGTCGTCGACGAACTGCCCTGGCTGGCCCGCCAGACGCGGGTCACCTTCTCCCGGGTCGGGGTGACCGACCCCCTCTCACCGGAGGACTACCTGCGCCACGGCGGCCTGGCCGGACTGCGCACCGCCCTCGGCATGGCCCCCGCCGACGTCGTCACCGAGGTCACCGACTCCGGCCTGCGCGGCCGCGGCGGCGCTGGCTTCCCGGCCGGCATCAAGTGGAAGACCGTCATGGACTGCGCCGACGAACTCAAGTTCGTCTGCTGCAACGCCGACGAGGGCGACAGCGGCACCTTCGCCGACCGCATGGTCATGGAGGGCGACCCCTTCATGCTCATCGAGGGCATGACGATCGCCGCGCACGCCGTCGGCGCCCGCGAGGGCTACTTCTACATCCGCTCCGAGTACCCCGACGCGGTGTCCACGATGCGCGCGGCGATCGTCATCGCACGCGAGCAGGGGTGGCTCGGCGAGGGCATCCTCGGGTCCCCGCTCGACTTCGACCTGCACGTACGCGTCGGCGCCGGCGCGTACATCTGCGGCGAGGAGACCTCCATGCTGGAGAGCCTGGAGGGCAAGCGCGGCACCGTCCGGGCCAAGCCGCCGATCCCCGCCATCGAGGGGCTGTTCGGCAAGCCGACGGTCGTGAACAACGTCCTCACCCTCGCCACGGTGCCGGTCATCCTCGCCGAGGGCGCCAAGGCGTACCAGGAACTCGGCGTGGAACGCTCGCGCGGCACCCAGGTGTTCCAGCTCGGCGGCAACATCGCCCGCGGCGGGATCGTGGAGACCGCCTTCGGCGTCACGCTGCGCGAACTGGTCGAGGAGTACGGCGGCGGCACCTTCTCCGGGCGGCCGGTCCGCACGGTGCAGGTCGGCGGGCCGCTCGGCGCCTACCTGCCGACGTCGATGTTCGACCTGCCGATGGACTACGAGGCGTTCGCCGAGGCGGGCGCCATGCTGGGCCACGGCGGCGTCGTCGTCTTCGACGAGAGCGTCGACATGGCCGCCCAGGCCCGGTTCGCGATGGAGTTCTGCGCCGAGGAGTCCTGCGGCAAGTGCACGCCCTGCCGGGTGGGTTCGGTCCGCGGTGTCGAGGTGATCGACAAGATCGTGGCCGGTCAGCAGCGGGACGAGAACCTGGCCCTGCTCGAGGACCTGTGCGAGCTGATGACCGACGGCTCCCTGTGCGCGATGGGCGGGCTCACGCCGATGCCCGTGCGCAGCGCCATCGCGCACTTCCCCGACGACTTCCTCGCCCGCGACCCCGGCCGGGCGATCCCACGCACGCACGCCCATGGAGGAAGGACGGAGGGCACGGCATGA